The region ATGTGAATGGAAAATTTTTAtttctccaaataaagtgaCATTAATCATAATAGAACCCATCAacatatatcattaaaaaaaacaatattcttGAAAATGGTTTATAATGCACTTTGGAAGAAACCCCTTAATTCATATCTTTTTAGATTTAAGAAGATGCAGACTCACAGTATTGAATAATGCTCTGCATCTTCTCCCAAACTTTGAATGTCAGGTTGCCCAGGTGCTTTGCTACGTCAACCAGCGATCCAGAGAGGATCTCTGGATCCTTCAGTTTACCCTGAGCTCTGGAAGAAGAAACAGGATTCAGTGCTGCAGTAGGTTTATAACCACATAGCCTGTAGACTTATTAtttcagagagaacagaaagaaaaggtaAAACACACACCTTTCCACAGTGACTTTGTAGttctgaaacaaaaaacaagaacaatGGTCTCAGACTCTTGTGATATGGGAGCAGTGCCATGCGGGTTTGTTAGATTAAAGTCTACATTAATCACCTGCAAAAATGAGATACTGTTTTCTTCTAGCTGCTCCTCCATGGCTGTGACTTTGTCTGAGAGAGATAAAATGCCTCGGTTTATCTGTGCaatctttttcttcattgtcTGACTCTTCTGCACCTCCTCCTTCCTCAGTGCAGCTATCCTGGCTGCCTCTTCCTCCCAAAGAAACTGGTGAAGCTTTTCAAACTCCTTCTTTATCAGAGCCACTGTATGCTGGGCTTGGGTCTAAAATGAAATTGGCAAACTGAGTTATGCACATGTCAGTATGAATTGTTTTTCCAAACTGCACTGAAATGAGTCGAGAACTCTATTTTACCTTAATATGCTCTTCTGTTTGGGCACATATGTGTTTAACCATTCTAAACTGCTCTAGTTTGTCCTTTAGTGGCTCTAGTTTTCTTTTTAGGTCCAACTGAAagtcagaagaaaaaacaggatAGAACATTACAGTATATCTGCATATCTGAGAATACAGTGATACCTGTTTATTAGCACAGTTACTGTCCACAGACATGGTTCCATGAAGTACCACGAAGACTTAAGAGGTCTTGTAAggcataaatatttataaacaaaCTTTATAGGTTACTTTTCTAAAAGTTTCATTATTAAgcatgttttagtttttaaggCCTAATATTAATGCAATAGAATTTGTAATGAAGAACCAGCATTGTTTGCTTTCACATgacacactcttaaaataaagatgccaaaagaGTACAATGTCATAAAttaccaaaagggttctacatagtaccaaaagaaaacttttttaagAACTATACGTAAGAAGTTTTCCATCATAAAGAAGAACCTATTAACTATTCAAAGACCTGTTTAcacattcaaatggttctttgagttgcCATGATTCTACAAATTCTTAGACAAATGGGTTCTATATGgtactaaaaagggttctacactCTAACAACAATGGCTCCCTCAAGGGTTCGACAgtggttttacatagaaccttgaacactcaaagaacccttttcatgcttaaatgtttttttttttgcatggtcaaaagaaaatggttctttatagaaccaaaaTGCCAATGCCAAGCtcgtagcaatagaagaacactttggTGCTTCTATTCTATATATTCTATTTTGTTCTTGCATTGTTGCTGaaattaaaacacattctccatcatttaCTAAatgtatttactaaagaacccctgaacaACCATTTTTTctaagagtatatatacaaaagAGATATACCCTTACAAAAGACCCCTTGAATGAACAGTCTCAAGggagtaaaaaaatatttaaataacatttacattaatggttctttagacttTTAAACCATCTGTTAAAATGTAAAGGCTACACAGAGAGATAAGAAATTCTTTAGTGAGACCTTCTGGCacctttcctttattttttactgtgtgtttaATGTGCTTAATTAATAGAATACTAGTGCAGAAAGCACAGTGACCTTTAAATTACATTAGGACAGGGGTGACAAGTCCTGGTCcgggagatctaccaccctgcagagtttagcccCATCTCTAAACTAATACAGCCTTCATAAAGGCCTTCAGTTGCATCTGAATAGGCGCAACAAGTGTGTTGAATCTGAACTTTCCAGGGTTCCAGTTCTTCAAGAGCAAGATTGAGCACCCCTGTGCTAATATATGTGTGCCACATAACTGTAGACGAGGAATGTCCAGTCTTATGtgcaaagggctggtgtggctgcaggttttcattcgtCAAGCAACAGCACATCTGATTACACTTGATTAATCAGTCTCACTCGTCAACAATCCTATCATGCACACttttgctttgttggaatgaaaacttgCACCTACACCAGCCATGTGTGGATAAGACCAGACTCCTGCAGTAGACCAATCAGAATGCTATCACAGTCATACCTTTAGATCTGGTGCTGCTTCATCCAGTAGTTTTAAGCAGTGGTTGGTGTGAACCGTAGATTTACACTCCTCACACACCGTCTGTTTGTCCTCCAGGCAGTAGTGCATGAGCTTCTTTCCGTGTAGTCCACAGAGCAGTTCACTGCATGCTGAAGTTCTGTGGAATCTCTCTTGTATGAAAGCCTCACACAGGTTCTTCAAAGTGAGATTACAAGGAGGATTCTCCACAGAGCTACTTGATCTGCAGAGTGGACATGTCTGCAGATTGGTGTGCTGCCAGTACTGCTCCAGACAGGCTCTGCAGAAGCTGTGAGAGCACATGAGCAGCACAGGATCCCTGAAGACATCACGACATACAGGACAACAGAGATTCTCCTCAAAGAGAGAGGCCATGGATTAAGTTTAACCTTGCAAAACCTCACAAAGTCATAGCAGCCTCTGTTCCTCAGATGTTGAAGTGACAGAGGTTGGAATAAACTAACAGAGGGCAGTCACTTTTCTGAAGTAAAGGTAACCAAAGGGGCATGGCCTCTGTGACAATCtacatattttactttatcTGAGACGATTCTCAGGAAACATTCTTCCGGACACAGTCCACCCATGATGCTTTCCGCAGAAATAGATTTAGATCAGATGAAAGTTAAACATTCACGCAGTGCCCATGACTGGAGAAGGTCCAAATGCTTGCACTTCTAAAATGCATGTTCCAGGAAATGAATTTCAAAAATATTATCCAGATAGGCTTGCAAGTGTTTATAAGAGCCAGATCTCGCCATGTTAAATCATGGTCAAAAGAAAGCAGAGAGTAAAGCAATTGTGGCAttatgggatttttttccatgtgtattCTGACAAACATTATCTCGCAAGCTGTTATTGGCTGTTATCCTTCCTGGTGTGCCTTCAGTTGATGAACTGTTTGTGAGTATGAGCTTCTAGCCAGTCCAAGTATGCAGGGGGGTTGTCAGAACATGGGTGAGAAGTAATTCcttcaggagagagagagagagagagacagagagacagagagacagagagagagagagagagagagagagagagagagagagagagagagagagagagagagagagagagagagaaagaaagaaagaaagagagagagagagagagagagagaaagagagagagagagagagaaagagagagagagagagagagagagagagagagagagagaaagagagcgagagcacaTTTTCTTAgaatcactgtttaaaaaattgttcaaataattttgtttgcaatataaatatataattatgtatGCAGCATATAGATTAAAATACTATTAACCAAACACTAAaagttgttactgaataaaataacaacagtTATTGAACTGACAAATTTCCACATTTCTGAACAAAAATACAAGTATTTCCTTGTTGAATGTTCGTGGGAACAATCATATGCAACTTAATATTTCCATGTAATCAGACAGAAGACCCACTCTGAGTTCCTTTGAATAGTACAGGTAGATCACATTACattgtaggaaaaaaaaaacatcagttgttttcattctgatttcttttggaatGTGTGATAAGCTACCTTCATAATACTTCATAATTCAGACTGAACTGTCTACAAAccaatttaaaagagaaaacatgaCACTTAAGAAAGCTTTTAAGAAGTGGAATATCATGCTTTCTgcagaaaatgaaagtgaatcAGGCATTCATAGGTCTTGTTGTGATATGTCATCTGGTCTACCTGCACTATTCAAAGGAACACAGAATGGGTGATCTGTCcttttaaagagaaattccacagaggtttcagaatttctgcacaGTTCAATGGTTAAGGTGTAAATTCAGAGTAATTCAGTGCGGtttgtttaatgcctctaaaatcaACCTCACAGAGAATTAGAATTCTCTTAGAAATGTTTGAAGACACATTTCCTGATGactgaaacattgtttaaagAGAGTTTTGGAGTAAGGTTTTTggtgtatatttttaaaatacatgtaaTGGCAGTTTTAAAATACAGGTAATGGCAGACAAGTTTATATAAGGTGCTATGAGACAAAATAATATCCAAAgacaatatttttcaaatttattACCATTTTATCATCATAAATATTACACATGAAAGTGCAGAAGACAACCTTTTTAAAcacacctttttaaaaaatgctgtaaaaagtgctagtttaaaaaagaaacaggtgAAATGGTGTCAAATTATCCTCATCCGTAAAATAGAGATTTTGTGTACTGtagcattttaaagtaaatatcAGCTAAAGCTAAAATTTTACTAACTGGATTGGTATCACTTTAATGCTCTTGATGCTTCTTATTTACAAGAATAAAAATATTAGATCGGATTCAGTACAAACAAGTACAGTAATCAGTGTTAAATAGCTTGTGTGTGGGGTGATGGATTGGGGTGCCTAGATCTTCTGTCCTTGGGAAGAATGATTTAtatcatttaacagaaaaaaatactgtttttctgtaatgttCCATCAAAATGTACAGGACATCTGCCCGCCACTAAAAGGTCTTCTGAGGTTTGATTCATCACCATGCACTAGCAGGCAggcaaaaataatattaaccactAATACCATGTTTCACCTAACCTCCCACCCTCACCTgtctcagagaccctccctgatagCAGGTTTCACTTGGAAGGATAgtgcaatgttttaaaacaactgaaaataatacaatataaaaagaaaacaagatatCGTTGTTATATTTAGCTGGTAGAactgtgtcttttcagtgtGATTATTTTTCTAAAACGCTTTCTGCTGGGCTGTATCATTGCACTAGCTCATATGATGCCTATGTGTGGTGTCTGGTGTGAATTCTATGTTAGGACTGAATATATGGCGAAGCTTGCCAAAACAATAGTTCCTACATATTCATGCTTTTGTAGGTGGAACAGAGACATATATGTGCCTCACTTCAACAACTCACTGTATTTGACTATATCTTTCACCGCCTCCCACACCCTGAACATCAGGTGCTTTGCTACATTAGTCCTTTAGTTTACAGTGGtatctaaaaaaaaagcattcagGAGATAGCACTGCTGTAAGGTTCAGTTGCTTCACTTCAGAAAGGCCTTTACCTTTTCAGAGTGACTTTGTACctttaattagtgaattcagctactgtAAGGTGCACACATAGTTGACATAAGCTTTCAATTGTGCACatgcttgtataatctccaagCACTGCCAacagaggggtataaagccacCTATATTGGACTGTTGGGCactggaactgcattctctggagtgacagagCTCCaccttttgggatgagttggagttgCATTTGTGATCTAGAACTAACCATctagcatcagtacctgacctcacaaaagctCTTGattgctgaatgcaatcaaatccacaCAGCGATGTTTTATTAGATCAGAACTCTTTGAGTCCTGGAGGGCGGGTCAGGGCCCAGCACAATTTGGTGACTTTCTGACTTGAACATATCTGGTTCTACTTATCTGTCCCAGCATGGGAATCACCACACTGGGTGGACTCTGGCACTACAGGACCAAAGTTGAAGTTTTGTTTTCCCAGCTGGGaaccacttataacatttgtgtgtgtgtgtgtgtgtgttttttatgtacCAATGTCTGCCTAGCagtattttccaacctcttttatctcttagaattaaactaGCTGttgctgttactgtgcttttgaGATGTCTCTAAGTGatctttgttttgattggctaACCTGTATAGTGGCTGTTTCAAAACGCAGTCTGGGCTAAAACCTTATAAGAAcacaaaaactgaatgcaaaatGGGCCATATTTGTTGCTTAGTTTCTATATAGAGACTGTAGGgcctggggagtgaatggtacattttgacaCTTCAAACTCTTCAAACTTATACTAAAAAAGCCAGGAAAAACAGGAACTTCTAAAGGCCCTTTAACCcatgtgtggtgttcaggtccgTGGGACCCATtgtcaatgtttaccaaaagaaaaatgatgtgatttattatcatttcaacctcagattctttgGCCTTTGACCTCATTATCTgagaagaacatataaaataacacattttcagtgacttcacactgtacacatttttattacacatgtggtgtcgGGGTGAACCTGCAGGCAATAAAAGTggggaggtgctgtgtcccttcactcaGTTcttctcctacatggcctgctgttagtgtgtgtgtgtgtgtgtgtggacaacatGGAGAGGCTGCTGACTgcctacagctgctaaaggaaaCACCTACGCTGACCACTTGCAATATTTTAAACAccttgtgttttaataaaaaatgttctggctgtatttatttacatatcaatAATGCAGTGGGGACCataccactgagtaacaaaacaTCAACACTACAGAAGTAAAGTAGGTATAATATGTTTCACCTGTAGAAATGTGATGtcatctccatcaatctgccCACTAACTGATCTAGTGAAGGTTGTAAGACGCAGTATCTCTCTGTTCATCTCCTCAGTCTTTTTCTTTGgcttttctgctcattttcctTCCTTAGCACAGTAAAGCTGGCTTCCTGTTTTGCTTGTAGAAACTGATGAAGCTTTAAAAATCTTCTTAATCTGCTTCTCTTGTGCTTAATCTGAAACTTGTATGTTTAAAGATGTGACAATATGATTTCAAAGAGGACACACTttgaaaagcaaaacacattagaGACTGTATATGATACCATGTGTTTTTATGAGTGACCCTAGAAGCTAAATGGCATGTTTCTTTGCAATTTATGATGTTAATGTTGGTAGAGTTGGGTCCAAGGGGTGGCGGCTGGGAGTTGGGgtgcaagagaaagaaagaataaatgtcaaataaggcaaaacaagaagaagaaaatgatactgtttttgtctgtttaatTGACATGCTCTGTTTTTGCTTCGTCAACGTTTGGATGCGGTCCATAAATATCACAGCTTGCACAACAACTCTTGTTTTCTCCGAAACTAAAAAACAACGTCTTATGAGGAAGTAGATCAGATTTCACAAGTACTTTTGTTATGCCTTTGCTGTTCCTCAGAACTTTCAGAGATAATGCAAATAATGATAGGAGCACATCATCCACTAGAGGGCACAAGCACTCCAGATCATGGTGGTAGGAAGCCTGAggcatttaaacaaaattatttttagtCGCTTTTTTATTAATGCTCAAATGATGATACACAACATCTGTTCACTGCTGACCCTTTAAATCCTGCCATTAACTACTGCATAGGTGATAATGGCCATCTGCTTGCTTTGACATAAAAATGCCAGAACATTGCTTGAATGCATTTGGCAGCATTAGGCCAGTGAGTTCAGAATATGGTTGTCCTGGACAGATTCTGACTCAGGCCTGAGGTGCATTAACACTGGACCTTTTGATTAACAAATGGTATTTTGCATTTGATTAAGTCACAAATTTCCAAGTAAGTACATATATGCTGTGTCGCCGATGCATCTCATTTACAATGCAAAAACACCATTCACAAATACTAGaaaaaatatactgaaatgAGATGTAAGCAAAAGCTACTTAGTAAGgtttcttgaaataagcaatAATATCTAGTTCTTCAAATGATCCAAAAGACTATTTAAACATAGTAagcaaacatgaaaaataacattttaaatgtaatgtaagcATCAAAGATCCTGTTTCCATGCACAGTAATAAGATACAGGGACTCAATGGAGGTCTATTTATCTCTTGGCCATTGCCAGTAAACCTCAAACTTGAACTGAATAATCATGAGCCAAGTCTGCTTACTGAGGTTACAAacaaacctcagaaaagctAATCTTTTATTAGCTTAAGATCACATCTAAATACACCACAACAAGTGTCAACAAGGGAGCTTCCGAAAATTCGAAAAAATTAACATGTTGTACACGACTTGAAGCTCTACATTTACTACTACAAATGCTTTTAAATAACATGAGTACCAAAATCCTTCAAATACAACAATGTAAGTCTATTCTACATCTTGAAATAAGTGAAAAGGCcctgatttatatatatatatatatatatatatataaaacatttgtcTAAATATCTAAGTGAGACTGATGAAGGTTCTTGTTCCTAACAccttaacattccaggtttgttttgtactaaggcttattattcagtaactacagggacttcaattcaaactaatggagctattcttatattatagaagtgtgtaatacaaCATGGCTTATTACAGAGATAATGCAAACCAAATcttacacagattttttttgttgtttgactTAAGATCATTTCACCTTTTTATAATAGGCCACTTGATGGCTTTTAAAAATTTAGAACCAGTTTATAAATTTTACTGTATACATGTGATGCCAGTTCATTGGCTACACAAAGGTAAGCTATAATCTGTAAAAGTGTGTTTAAAACGAGTATCAATAAGGTCATTAAGAGACCCTACATTTCACagccgcatttaacccacctgtgaagtgaaacatcacatacatgctagtgagcacacttgcctggagcagtgggcagccctatccgcagtgcccggggagcagatgggggttaggtgtcttgctctaggacacctcagtcatatactgtcggctctgggaatCAAATCGGTAACCTTTCGGTCACAAGGCTgattccctaatctccagctcacgactgccaCCACGTCTAATTAAGTAGCCTGTAGTGTTTAGAAATCCAGGCAATGTTGCTACACCTACACCCGTGCT is a window of Pygocentrus nattereri isolate fPygNat1 chromosome 7, fPygNat1.pri, whole genome shotgun sequence DNA encoding:
- the LOC108424322 gene encoding E3 ubiquitin-protein ligase TRIM39-like produces the protein MASLFEENLCCPVCRDVFRDPVLLMCSHSFCRACLEQYWQHTNLQTCPLCRSSSSVENPPCNLTLKNLCEAFIQERFHRTSACSELLCGLHGKKLMHYCLEDKQTVCEECKSTVHTNHCLKLLDEAAPDLKLDLKRKLEPLKDKLEQFRMVKHICAQTEEHIKTQAQHTVALIKKEFEKLHQFLWEEEAARIAALRKEEVQKSQTMKKKIAQINRGILSLSDKVTAMEEQLEENSISFLQNYKVTVERAQGKLKDPEILSGSLVDVAKHLGNLTFKVWEKMQSIIQYSPVILDPNTAHPCLHLSDDLTAMTLCSRDTERPSNPERFDDYVSVLGSEGFDSGAHSWDVEVGDSSAWAVGVISESVFKHRENLSKHGLWHVGYYKGEYGKGLSEMLTPFRLKQKLQRIRVKLDWDKGHVSFFNPDDNTHVHTFTDTFTEPVYPYLYNACPAQALTILTVQASVSE